One genomic segment of Fusobacterium nucleatum includes these proteins:
- a CDS encoding electron transfer flavoprotein subunit alpha/FixB family protein — MNLNDYKGILVFAEQRDGILQNVGLELLGKATELAYEINKQIALKDAGDELADFAGKKEAAIKSVDVAAATLEEDDQELKNKVADVKKNNPDAARVTALLVGHNIKNLAQDLIKAGADKVLVVDKPELEVYDTEAYAQVLTATINDQKPEIVLFGATTLGRDLAPRVSSRISTGLTADCTKLELLKDKERQLGMTRPAFGGNLMATIVSPDHRPQMATVRPGVMKKLPKSDDRTGEVVEFPVTLDASKMKVKLLKVVKEGGNKVDISEAKILVSGGRGVGAKQNFELLEDLATEIGGIVSSSRAQVDAGNMPHDRQVGQTGKTVRPEVYFACGISGAIQHVAGMEESEFIIAINKDRFAPIFSVADLGIVGDLHKILPILTEEIKKYKATK, encoded by the coding sequence ATGAATTTAAATGATTATAAAGGAATCCTAGTATTTGCTGAACAAAGAGATGGTATATTGCAAAATGTAGGGTTAGAATTATTAGGAAAAGCAACAGAGTTAGCATATGAAATAAATAAACAAATAGCATTAAAAGATGCAGGAGATGAATTAGCTGACTTTGCTGGGAAAAAAGAAGCAGCAATAAAAAGTGTAGATGTAGCTGCTGCAACTCTTGAAGAAGATGATCAAGAATTAAAAAATAAAGTTGCTGATGTTAAGAAAAATAATCCAGATGCAGCAAGAGTAACTGCTTTATTAGTAGGACACAACATAAAAAATCTTGCTCAGGATTTAATAAAAGCAGGAGCAGATAAGGTTTTAGTAGTTGATAAACCTGAATTAGAAGTATATGATACAGAAGCTTATGCACAAGTTTTAACTGCTACAATAAATGATCAAAAACCTGAAATAGTTTTATTTGGAGCAACTACATTAGGAAGAGATTTAGCACCAAGAGTATCTTCAAGAATATCAACTGGATTAACAGCTGATTGTACAAAACTTGAATTATTAAAAGATAAAGAAAGACAATTAGGTATGACAAGACCAGCATTTGGTGGAAACTTAATGGCAACAATAGTTTCTCCAGATCACAGACCACAAATGGCAACTGTTAGACCAGGAGTTATGAAAAAATTACCTAAGTCTGATGATAGAACTGGTGAAGTAGTTGAATTTCCAGTAACTTTAGATGCTTCAAAAATGAAAGTTAAACTTTTAAAAGTTGTTAAAGAAGGTGGAAATAAAGTAGATATTTCTGAAGCTAAGATATTAGTTTCTGGAGGAAGAGGAGTTGGAGCAAAACAAAACTTTGAATTACTAGAAGATTTAGCAACAGAAATTGGAGGAATTGTTTCTTCTTCAAGAGCACAAGTTGATGCTGGAAATATGCCTCATGACAGACAAGTTGGACAAACTGGTAAAACAGTTAGACCAGAAGTTTATTTTGCATGTGGAATTTCAGGAGCTATTCAACACGTTGCAGGTATGGAAGAATCTGAATTTATAATTGCTATAAATAAAGATAGATTTGCACCTATTTTTTCAGTAGCTGATTTAGGAATAGTTGGAGATTTACATAAAATATTACCTATATTAACTGAAGAAATAAAAAAATATAAAGCAACAAAATAA
- a CDS encoding electron transfer flavoprotein subunit beta/FixA family protein: protein MRIVVCIKQVPDTTEVKIDPVKGTIIRDGVPSIMNPDDKGGLEEALKLKDLYGAEVIVITMGPPQAEAILREAYAMGADRAILITDRKFGGADTLATSNTIAAAIRKIEDIDLIVAGRQAIDGDTAQVGPQIAEHLGLPQVSYVKEMEYKEASKSFVIKRATEDGYFLLELPTPGLVTVLAEANQPRYMNVGAIVDVFERPIETWTFDDIEIDPEKIGLAGSPTKVNKSFTKGVKEPGVLHEVDAKEAASIILEKLKEKFII from the coding sequence AATAGTAGTTTGTATAAAACAAGTTCCAGATACAACTGAAGTTAAAATAGATCCAGTAAAAGGAACAATTATCAGAGATGGAGTTCCTAGTATCATGAACCCAGATGATAAGGGTGGATTAGAAGAAGCTCTAAAATTAAAAGATTTATATGGAGCAGAAGTTATTGTTATAACAATGGGACCACCTCAAGCAGAAGCTATACTAAGAGAAGCTTATGCAATGGGAGCTGACAGAGCTATCCTTATAACAGATAGAAAATTTGGAGGAGCTGATACATTAGCTACTTCTAATACTATTGCTGCGGCAATAAGAAAAATAGAAGATATTGATTTAATAGTTGCAGGAAGACAAGCAATTGATGGAGACACTGCACAAGTTGGGCCTCAAATTGCAGAACATTTAGGATTACCTCAAGTATCTTATGTAAAAGAAATGGAATATAAAGAAGCTTCAAAATCATTTGTTATTAAAAGAGCAACAGAAGATGGATACTTCTTATTAGAACTTCCTACACCAGGATTAGTAACTGTACTTGCAGAGGCTAACCAACCTAGATATATGAATGTTGGAGCTATTGTTGATGTATTTGAAAGACCAATTGAAACTTGGACATTTGATGATATTGAAATAGACCCTGAAAAGATAGGATTAGCTGGATCACCAACAAAAGTTAATAAATCATTTACAAAAGGTGTAAAAGAACCAGGTGTATTACATGAAGTTGATGCAAAAGAAGCAGCTAGCATTATATTAGAAAAATTAAAAGAAAAATTTATAATCTAA
- a CDS encoding YitT family protein — MSNKYFQIIKEYSIVTLACIVMAFNINYFFLANKLAEGGIAGVSLIIHYLTNIDIGYLYFILNIPLIILAYMFIGKDFLIKTLFATLILTIFLKIFGNFRGPIDDILMAAIFGGGINGIAIGIVFYAGGSTGGTDIIAKIINKYYGIAIGKILLTIDFIILSMVAFIFGKVIFMYTLISLLVSAKMVDVIQEGIYSAKGVTIITNKVEELRKKIMEDTGRGITLINAKGAYTQKEIGMLYCVVGKYQLIKVKSIVKEIDPEAFMIVNQVHEVVGKGFLGQ, encoded by the coding sequence ATGTCAAATAAATATTTTCAAATTATAAAAGAATACTCTATTGTTACTTTAGCTTGTATAGTAATGGCTTTTAATATCAATTATTTCTTTTTAGCTAATAAATTAGCAGAGGGTGGTATTGCAGGAGTATCACTTATTATTCATTACTTAACAAATATAGATATAGGTTATCTTTATTTTATCTTGAATATTCCTTTAATCATATTAGCCTATATGTTTATAGGAAAAGATTTTCTTATAAAAACTTTATTTGCTACACTTATACTGACTATATTTTTAAAAATTTTTGGAAATTTTAGAGGTCCTATTGATGATATACTTATGGCTGCAATTTTTGGTGGTGGGATAAATGGTATTGCTATTGGAATAGTATTCTATGCAGGTGGTTCTACTGGTGGAACAGACATTATAGCAAAAATAATTAATAAATATTATGGTATTGCTATAGGAAAAATTCTTTTAACTATTGATTTTATAATATTATCTATGGTTGCCTTTATATTTGGAAAAGTAATTTTTATGTATACTCTTATTTCGCTTCTAGTTTCAGCAAAAATGGTTGATGTTATTCAAGAAGGTATTTATAGTGCTAAGGGAGTTACAATTATAACAAATAAAGTAGAGGAATTGAGAAAAAAAATTATGGAAGATACTGGTCGTGGAATTACCTTAATCAATGCAAAAGGTGCATATACACAAAAAGAGATTGGAATGCTCTATTGTGTTGTTGGTAAATATCAACTTATAAAAGTAAAAAGTATAGTAAAAGAAATTGATCCTGAAGCATTTATGATAGTTAATCAAGTTCATGAAGTTGTAGGAAAAGGATTTTTAGGTCAATAA